From the genome of Drosophila melanogaster chromosome 2L, one region includes:
- the obst-B gene encoding obstructor-B — MSANEMALVKICIFALALAVGLTATKAQESRGGFRGSNSQFRVGPGHPPSQRHLPPRNRDPVQEASVVPKSKQTAAEKEYEPTEECPEPNGFYPDSKQCDKYYACLDGVPTERLCADGMVFNDYSPIEEKCDLPYNIDCMKRSKLQTPQPSLHCPRKNGYFGHEKPGICDKFYFCVDGQFNMITCPAGLVFNPKTGICGWPDQVGVTGCKSEDVFDFECPKVNESIAVTHPRYADPNDCQFFYVCVNGDLPRRNGCKLGQVFDEEKETCDWARKVPDCADWYKDRLTDKELDELENPKPKTTTTKRPPRVRGQSRRKPQPKRVEPEQVKEEEEEEEE, encoded by the exons ATGTCGGCTAACGAAATGGCGCTTGTGAAAATCTGCatatttgctttggctttggccgtGG GTCTGACCGCAACCAAGGCGCAGGAGTCGAGAGGCGGTTTCCGTGGCAGTAACAGCCAGTTTCGCGTGGGTCCTGGCCATCCGCCCTCGCAGCGCCACCTGCCGCCCCGAAACCGTGATCCCGTCCAGGAGGCATCGGTGGTGCCAAAGAGCAAACAGACGGCGGCGGAGAAGGAGTACGAGCCCACCGAGGAGTGCCCGGAGCCCAATGGCTTCTATCCGGACAGCAAGCAGTGCGACAAGTACTACGCCTGCCT GGATGGTGTGCCCACGGAGCGACTGTGCGCCGATGGCATGGTCTTCAATGACTACTCACCCATCGAGGAGAAGTGCGATCTGCCCTACAACATTGACTGCATGAAGCGGAGCAAGCTAC AAACACCTCAGCCATCGCTTCACTGTCCCCGGAAGAATGGATACTTTGGCCACGAGAAGCCAGGCATCTGCGATAAGTTCTACTTTTGCGTGGATGGTCAGTTCAATATGATTACCTGCCCGGCTGGACTGGTCTTCAATCCCAAGACGGGCATATGTGGCTGGCCTGACCAAGTGGGCGTCACTGGCTGCAAGTCGGAGGATGTCTTCGACTTTGAGTGCCCCAAGGTGAACGAGAGCATCGCAGTGACACATCCCCGCTACGCCGATCCCAACGATTGCCAGTTCTTCTACGTCTGCGTCAACGGAGATCTGCCCAGGCGAAACGGATGCAAACTGGGCCAGGTCTTCGACGAGGAGAAGGAGACCTGCGACTGGGCACGCAAGGTGCCAGATTG TGCCGACTGGTACAAGGATCGTCTGACCGACAAGGAGCTGGATGAGCTGGAGAACCCGAAGCCCAAGACCACGACCACCAAGAGGCCGCCACGTGTCCGCGGTCAGTCGAGGCGCAAGCCCCAGCCGAAGCGAGTGGAACCGGAGCAGGttaaggaggaggaggaggaggaggaggagtag
- the Cpr31A gene encoding cuticular protein 31A, with the protein MAGKLLTVFSLLAIAASCRAGFAATYAGYHPAYATYQAPAAVYHAAPVAQAAVYQQAAPVYAKTFVPAAPVYTRSYALPTPVVKAVAPAPLALPVAAPVVKTLAAAPVVAAPVVKTVAAAPAVLKQVELESSPRYDFSYGVHDSITGDIKSQVETRDGGNVVGSYSVLDADGFKRTVTYTADDINGFNAVVQREPVVAARAVAAPVVSVSAPAPVPVHISSAPVASLPAPIYYPHQQVFAPQQIQQVAEQQGEVVESPVAQQPELEPTPIDYNEGQQQQQEQQQQTYPQDQQFPPYSPAGQSSPAPDSDDSDVVEARSAPEASSTTTTAAPVTEENKKTA; encoded by the exons ATGGCAGGCAAA CTCCTGACTGTTTTCTCCCTTCTGGCCATCGCCGCATCCTGTCGCGCAGGATTCGCCGCCACCTATGCCGGCTATCATCCCGCCTATGCCACCTACCAGGCACCGGCTGCCGTCTACCATGCGGCACCAGTGGCCCAGGCTGCTGTCTACCAGCAGGCGGCTCCAGTTTACGCCAAGACCTTTGTGCCAGCTGCTCCTGTATACACCAGATCCTATGCCCTGCCCACTCCAGTTGTCAAGGCGGTGGCTCCTGCTCCTCTCGCTCTGCCCGTTGCTGCGCCGGTGGTGAAGACCCTGGCTGCTGCTCCCGTGGTCGCTGCTCCAGTGGTCAAGactgtggctgctgctcccGCTGTACTGAAACAGGTAGAGTTGGAATCTTCGCCGCGCTACGACTTCTCCTACGGCGTTCACGACAGCATCACCGGCGATATCAAAAGCCAGGTGGAGACCCGTGACGGTGGCAATGTTGTGGGATCCTATTCCGTCCTGGATGCCGATGGTTTCAAGCGCACAGTGACCTACACCGCCGACGACATCAACGGATTCAATGCGGTGGTCCAGCGGGAACCGGTTGTCGCTGCCCGCGCAGTTGCTGCTCCAGTGGTTTCCGTCTccgctccagctccagttccCGTCCATATTTCCTCCGCTCCCGTTGCCTCGCTGCCCGCTCCCATCTACTATCCACACCAGCAGGTGTTCGCCCCACAGCAGATTCAACAGGTTGCCGAGCAGCAGGGTGAGGTGGTGGAGTCTCCTGTGGCCCAACAGCCCGAGCTGGAACCCACTCCCATTGACTACAACGAgggtcagcagcagcagcaggagcagcagcagcaaaccTATCCCCAGGATCAGCAGTTCCCACCCTACTCGCCAGCTGGTCAATCCTCCCCAGCTCCTGACAGCGATGATTCCGACGTGGTGGAGGCACGATCTGCCCCGGAggccagcagcaccaccaccaccgctgCTCCAGTTACGGAGGAGAACAAGAAGACGGCCTAG
- the CG13127 gene encoding uncharacterized protein → MSGKSLGFRHNIDSVRWYRGMSVVQMKACDELLHALRDDMEQGSTYRVRHCITQLGIYPPVGAAQIKDIIAMSQGSDLAFLWFLWEFAYKSPPKCGKDNCNSDSEHFTVNEQLLLSGIAHLDMPSTLRALDALLPPATQSKKLNSQIKTEQKSSIPRRRKPKNYDLPYFAPLVRPREYIPKCKFRPPETKLLFPEYSHYIDRMKQIPNEGSRWFAQYKLCPAKRVVNKLLRDQLNGISLKWDDNLEDNAPVCETHRFLKKVENLQKQEKILKQPCVTMLDVVGDELKARRKHILNDIENNVKWASKRMNRQLGITSGPGKLPKGSCTARKKKEPTILIGLGNEENLRLHSYAHSLNNSIRVMLMKGNESHRCGAGDCKILDVDCEMKGSAEITMKPQNVKSFIEEKPRLPTSSFKKLADLIPVCSRTLRSLKRSSPKAPAEESFTNRSIGGFQLDYHKIFDVPSPPVEPLPWEEEVLDLEDKQPVIERLCIDALGNDDNKSKKELLRNKSNPVVSRSAAKCAVNMFRSKLAENAENQDDKHIKQNGDILIDPDDDEQIESLLKEALRVLRGNRQYVLATLSNAHKMPVLLDWVADRYGKSYCRAGMKSIVKTSFRIYEKVYEKERRNKRNMLELKRSVTGLGSSISYASHKKFMSQVVQRKAEYNNKLNELALEQSRLTWLALRGYSHLGGSIKDTFFAYMPARPQDIKRQHIWKSYNFLDMVNFRLRNRRIHI, encoded by the coding sequence ATGTCCGGAAAATCCCTGGGCTTCCGCCACAATATCGATAGTGTGCGTTGGTATCGTGGCATGTCCGTCGTGCAGATGAAAGCCTGTGATGAATTGCTCCACGCTTTACGCGATGACATGGAGCAGGGATCCACGTACCGGGTGCGTCACTGCATCACCCAGTTGGGCATCTATCCGCCGGTGGGAGCTGCGCAGATCAAGGATATTATAGCCATGAGTCAGGGCAGCGATCTGGCATTTTTGTGGTTCCTATGGGAATTCGCCTACAAGAGCCCCCCAAAGTGCGGGAAGGATAATTGCAACTCGGATTCGGAGCACTTTACGGTGAACGAACAGTTGCTCTTGTCTGGTATTGCCCATTTGGATATGCCGTCCACACTGAGAGCTTTGGATGCCTTGCTGCCACCTGCTACGCAATCGAAAAAGCTGAACTCCCAAATTAAAACCGAACAAAAATCTTCGATTCCAAGAcgccgaaaaccgaaaaactaTGATCTGCCGTATTTTGCTCCGCTGGTTCGACCTCGTGAATATATTCCGAAATGCAAATTCCGGCCACCCGAGACCAAGCTTCTCTTTCCGGAATATTCTCATTATATAGATCGGATGAAGCAGATCCCCAATGAGGGCTCTCGTTGGTTTGCCCAATACAAATTGTGTCCGGCCAAAAGAGTGGTGAACAAGTTGCTCAGAGATCAGCTCAACGGGATCTCCTTGAAATGGGATGATAACTTGGAAGACAATGCTCCTGTATGTGAGACACATCGATTCTTGAAGAAGGTAGAGAATTTacaaaaacaagagaaaatcTTAAAACAGCCATGTGTAACCATGCTGGATGTGGTAGGAGATGAGTTGAAAGCCCGGCGGAAGCACATTCTAAACGATATCGAAAACAATGTTAAATGGGCAAGTAAAAGGATGAATAGGCAATTGGGAATAACTTCAGGTCCAGGCAAACTTCCAAAGGGATcatgcactgcgagaaaaaaGAAGGAACCCACCATATTGATCGGTCTTGGTAACGAAGAGAATCTCAGGTTGCATTCGTATGCCCATTCATTGAATAACTCGATCAGGGTTATGCTCATGAAGGGAAATGAGTCCCATCGCTGTGGAGCAGGTGACTGCAAAATCCTGGATGTGGACTGCGAGATGAAAGGATCTGCGGAAATTACTATGAAACCACAAAATGTGAAATCCTTTATCGAGGAGAAACCGAGATTGCCAACTTCCAGTTTTAAGAAACTCGCAGATCTTATACCCGTCTGCAGTCGAACTTTGCGTTCGTTGAAGAGGTCATCCCCAAAGGCTCCTGCAGAGGAGTCCTTTACAAACAGGTCTATTGGTGGCTTTCAGTTGGACTACCATAAGATATTCGATGTACCATCGCCTCCTGTTGAGCCCTTGCCATGGGAGGAGGAGGTCCTGGACTTGGAGGACAAGCAACCTGTGATCGAAAGGCTCTGCATCGATGCCCTTGGGAATGACGACAACAAGTCCAAGAAGGAGTTGCTTCGGAATAAATCCAATCCGGTAGTTTCAAGATCAGCTGCCAAATGTGCAGTGAATATGTTCCGTTCAAAACTTGCAGAAAACGCAGAAAATCAAGACGACAaacatattaaacaaaatggGGATATACTAATCGACCCGGATGACGACGAGCAGATTGAGAGTCTCCTGAAGGAGGCACTTCGGGTTCTCCGTGGCAATCGCCAATACGTGCTAGCCACCCTTTCCAATGCCCACAAGATGCCGGTGCTCCTTGATTGGGTGGCAGATCGCTATGGTAAGTCGTACTGCCGAGCTGGGATGAAATCCATTGTGAAGACCTCGTTCCGGATATACGAGAAGGTGTATGAGAAGGAGAGGCGGAACAAGCGGAATATGTTGGAACTGAAGAGATCTGTGACGGGTCTGGGTAGTTCCATCAGCTATGCCAGCCACAAGAAGTTCATGTCCCAAGTCGTTCAGCGGAAGGCCGAGTACAACAACAAGCTCAATGAACTGGCTCTGGAACAGTCGCGTCTCACCTGGTTGGCCCTGCGAGGATATTCCCATCTGGGCGGCAGCATCAAGGACACCTTCTTTGCCTACATGCCAGCCAGGCCGCAGGATATCAAGCGTCAGCATATTTGGAAATCCTATAATTTCCTGGATATGGTGAATTTTCGTCTAAGAAACCGACGAATACACATTTGA
- the CG33301 gene encoding uncharacterized protein, isoform A (point mutation), with protein sequence MLPTWLTAAYLQPRLRAYCQDDRLQVLRIWAKPATGKGENFVGVMTRIYVDYQLGDGSVVNKTYIVKQALSAEVPQAEVFFEYELYTREMDMYEFILPKLKELLQEAGLDQKLTADAITVDREYNTMILEDLAPYKFVNADRVKQLDMAHTELTLEMLAKFHAASIVLQERHPNLLTKCFYTHFFSRDKKAYSVVFAGLFKAFLRFIDGQPNLKEAYGDKLHKLRTHIMEYGARAYDVGESDLKTLNHGDCWTTNIMFQYDDAGEPRSVVAIDFQFSNCTSPTIDLHYFFTTSLREEVGDKESELVEHHYKALKANLEKFSYKGSLPTLQEYRLQFERRRFMSLLAHMFKPCMIYNGSEETSDFSSLYAESPEGLRYQKSVYASEAVIRSATKLLAILDAKGLLELQ encoded by the exons ATGCTACCCACCTGGCTAACCGCGGCGTATTTGCAGCCCAGACTAAGGGCATACTGCCAGGATGACCGGCTGCAGGTCCTTAGAATCTGGGCCAAGCCAGCGACGGGGAAAGGAGAGAACTTTGTTGGCGTGATGACCCGCATCTATGTGGACTATCAGCTGGGCGATGGATCGGTTGTGAATAAGACCTACATAGTGAAACAGGCTCTGTCCGCCGAAGTTCCCCAGGCGGAGGTCTTTTTCGAATATGAGCTGTACACTCGTGAAATGGACATGTACGAGTTCATTCTGCCCAAGTTGAAGGAACTGCTGCAAGAAGCTGGGCTGGACCAAAAACTAACTGCAGATGCCATCACCGTGGACCGCGAGTACAACACCATGATTCTGGAGGATTTGGCACCGTACAAGTTCGTCAATGCGGATCGCGTGAAGCAGCTGGACATGGCACACACCGAGCTGACACTGGAAATGCTGGCCAAATTCCATGCCGCCTCCATAGTTCTGCAGGAACGCCATCCAAACCTGCTAACCAAGTGCTTCTACACCCACTTCTTTTCGCGTGACAAGAAGGCGTATTCGGTGGTCTTCGCCGGTTTGTTCAAGGCGTTCCTCAGATTCATAGATGGCTAGCCGAATCTGAAGGAAGCCTATGGCGACAAACTGCACAAGCTGCGTACCCACATCATGGAGTATGGTGCCCGGGCCTACGATGTGGGCGAAAGTGATTTGAAGACATTGAACCATGGTGATTGCTGGACCACCAACATTATGTTCCAGTACGATGATGCGGGTGAACCTCGTTCAGTTGTTGCCATCGATTTTCAGTTCAGCAATTGCACATCGCCCACCATCGATTTGCACTACTTCTTCACAACTTCTCTGAGGGAAGAGGTTGGGGACAAGGAATCGGAGCTCGTTGAGCATCACTATAAGGCTTTAAAAGCGAACCTGGAGAAGTTCTCCTACAAGGGTTCACTTCCCACACTTCAGGAATATAGGCTTCAATTTGAACGACGCCGTTTCATGA GTCTTTTGGCTCACATGTTTAAGCCTTGTATGATTTATAATGGATCTGAAGAGACGTCAGATTTCTCAAGTCTGTATGCGGAGAGTCCTGAAGGACTTCGCTACCAGAAGTCGGTTTATGCCAGTGAAGCTGTGATCAGGAGTGCAACCAAACTGCTGGCCATTCTTGATGCCAAGGGTCTTTTGGAACTCCAGTAG